A region from the Panicum hallii strain FIL2 chromosome 1, PHallii_v3.1, whole genome shotgun sequence genome encodes:
- the LOC112884747 gene encoding putative germin-like protein 2-1 yields the protein MAASLPLALAYDPSPLQDFCVADAASDVFVNGLACKDPARVSAGDFAFSGLHAAGDTANALGSRVTLVDARAVPGLNSLGVSMARLDLAPGGLNPPHTHPRAAEVLTVVEGQMHAGFVAADGTLFARVLSAGDAFVFPRGLVHFEFNFGDRPAVGIAGLGSQNPGLIRVADSLFGATPALTDDVLAKTFRIDAATVQRMKAQFATKK from the exons ATGGCGGCGTCTCTGCCTCTGGCGCTCGCCTACGACCCGAGCCCCCTCCAGGACTTCTGCGTCGCCGACGCCGCTTCCGATG TGTTCGTGAACGGGCTGGCGTGCAAGGACCCGGCGCGCGTGTCGGCCGGCGACTTCGCCTTCTCGGGCCTCCACGCCGCCGGCGACACAGCGAACGCGCTCGGCTCCAGGGTGACGCTGGTGGACGCGCGCGCGGTGCCGGGGCTCAACTCGCTGGGCGTCTCCATGGCGCGCCTCGACCTGGCCCCGGGCGGGCTCAACCCGCCACACACGcacccgcgcgccgccgaggTGCTCACCGTCGTCGAGGGCCAGATGCACGCCGGGTTCGTCGCCGCCGACGGGACGCTCTTCGCCAGGGTGCTGTCCGCGGGCGACGCGTTCGTGTTCCCCAGGGGGCTCGTGCACTTCGAGTTCAACTTCGGCGACCGCCCCGCCGTGGGGATCGCCGGGCTCGGCAGCCAGAACCCGGGGCTCATCCGCGTCGCCGACTCGCTCTTCGGCGCCACCCCCGCCCTCACCGACGACGTGCTCGCCAAGACGTTCAGGATCGACGCCGCCACCGTGCAGAGGATGAAGGCCCAGTTCGCCACCAAGAAGTAA
- the LOC112875356 gene encoding biotin--protein ligase 2-like isoform X1: MPPFPVRLPQAQPSSTTRAAAAAAAAVGAVIAAVALRRYLSTSRRRPSASVAMSALRSSSSSSASAATTLVAYGKSPQDQELLASAAGSVAPGEGGSAGEFAVALSYAGAGFDAGAYMGALRARRFGRWMLWSPRIGSTQDLIAQNFAKLPVGVVCVADVQFKGRGRSKNVWESPPGCLMFSFTSQMQDVRKLPLMQYVVCLSMTEAIKELCRAKGLPELDVRIKWPNDLYLKGLKVGGILCTSSYEAKVYNICTGIGLNVDNEKPSTCLNAALQEANAISPRLKREDVLAYFFNKFENLFEIFSNQGFQALEEQYYNSWLHSGQTVVVQDAHECQSVGSVVTIQGLTPTGYLYAIGEDDKSYELHPDGNSCFQILSNIKNCSNLPLQFVMAPRTQIRKRQTKTELRA, encoded by the exons ATGCCGCCGTTCCCCGTGCGCCTCCCGCAGGCGCAGCCGTCGTCGACAAcccgcgccgcggcggccgcggcagccGCCGTCGGGGCCGTGATCGCCGCAGtcgcgctccggcgctacctcTCCACCTCCCGCCGCCGTCCGTCCGCCTCGGTGGCCATGTCCGCGctcaggagcagcagcagcagcagcgcctccgccgccaccacgcTCGTGGCGTACGGCAAGTCGCCGCAGGACCAGGAGCTCCTGGCCTCCGCGGCAGGCTCTGTCGCCCCAGGGGAGGGCGGGTCGGCCGGGGAGTTCGCCGTCGCGCTCTCCTACGCGGGCGCGGGGTTCGACGCGGGCGCGTACATGGGCGCGCTCCGGGCGCGGCGGTTCGGGAGGTGGATGCTCTGGTCGCCGAGGATCGGCTCCACGCAGGACCTCATCGCGCA GAACTTTGCGAAGCTTCCGGTGGGCGTTGTGTGCGTCGCCGACGTGCAGTTCAAAGGGAGAG GCAGATCAAAGAATGTGTGGGAATCGCCACCAGGGTGTCTCATGTTCTCTTTCACATCACAGATGCAGGATGTGAGGAAGTTACCCCTTATGCAATATGTTGTTTGTCTTTCCATGACTGAAGCCATCAAAGAACTATGCCGTGCTAAG GGATTACCAGAACTTGATGTAAGAATAAAGTGGCCTAATGATCTCTATCTGAAAGGATTAAAAGTTGGCGGCATTCTATGTACCTCATCTTATGAAGCAAAAGTCTACAATATTTGCACTG GTATTGGTTTAAATGTTGACAATGAGAAGCCTTCCACATGCTTAAATGCTGCACTTCAAGAAGCAAATGCTATATCACCGAGATTGAAACGAGAAGATGTACTGGCATACTTCTTCAATAAATTTGAAAATCTTTTTGAGATCTTTTCAAACCAAG GATTTCAGGCTCTTGAGGAGCAATACTATAACTCATGGCTTCATAG TGGCCAGACAGTTGTCGTACAAGATGCACATGAATGCCAGTCTGTAGGCAGTGTCGTCACTATCCAG GGGTTAACACCAACTGGGTACTTATACGCTATTGGCGAGGATGACAAATCCTATGAGTTGCACCCAGATGGCAACAG CTGCTTTCAGATTCTCTCAAACATTAAGAATTGCTCCAACCTTCCACTTCAGTTTGTGATGGCTCCCCGGACGCAAATAAGGAAAAGACAAACCAAGACTGAACTACGGGCATGA
- the LOC112900022 gene encoding pentatricopeptide repeat-containing protein At4g20770, with product MANLAAQLAAALQACIKRSGGPKPSRAHAKAAHARVLAAGLAADTFLLNRLVELYSLSGLPCHALRAFRALPHPNVYSYNAAISAACRAGDLAAARDLLGGMPERNAVSWNTVIAAVARSGSPGDALGMYDGMLQEGLAPTHFTLASVLSACGAVAALDDGRRCHGLAVKVGLDGNQFVENALLSMYTKCGSADDAVRLFDGMARPNEVSFTAMMGGLAQSGAVDDALRLFARMSRSGVRVDPVAVSSVLGACAQACAGEYSVVRAIRLGQSIHALVVKKGFGLDQHVGNSLMDMYAKCMEVGEAMKVFESLPSISIVSWNILITGYGQVGLYAKAVEVLDLMQESGFEPNEVTYSNMLASCIKARDVPSARAMFEKISKPSATTWNTLLSGYCQEEQHQDTIELFRRMQHQNVPPDRTTLALILSSCSRLGILELGKQVHSASVRLLLHNDMFVANGLVDMYSKCGQVAVAQIIFNRMTQRDVVCWNSIISGLAIHSLNEEAFDFFKQMRENGMFPTESSYASMINSCARLSSIPQGRQMHAQVLKDGYDQNVYVGSALIDMYAKCGNMDDARLFFDCMIAKNIVAWNEMIHGYAQNGFGEKAVELFEYMLTTKQKPDSVTFIAVLTGCSHTGLVDEAIAFFNSMESNYGITPLVEHYTCLIDALGRAGRFVEVEAVIGKMPYKDDPIVWEVLLAACVVHHNAELGECAAKHLFRLDPKNPSPYVLLSNIYASLGRHGDASAVRALMSSRGVVKGRGYSWVDHKDGARAFMVADDLGTNVGQSTTFSESEDTSGIAEVHCDETCAG from the coding sequence ATGGCGAACCTAGCGGCCCAGCTCGCGGCCGCGCTCCAGGCCTGCATCAAGCGGAGCGGCGGCCCCAAGCCCAGCCGCGCCCACGCCAaggccgcgcacgcgcgcgtcctcgccgccggcctcgccgccgacACCTTCCTCCTCAACCGCCTCGTCGAGCTCTACTCCCTCTCCGGCCTGCCATGCCACGCGCTCCGCGCCTTCCGCGCGCTGCCCCACCCCAACGTCTACTCCTACAACGCCGCGATCTCGGCGGCCTGCCGCGCGGGGGACCTCGCCGCAGCCCGGGACCTGCTCGGCGGAATGCCCGAACGGAACGCCGTCTCCTGGAACACCGTGATCGCCGCCGTCGCGCGGTCGGGCTCCCCGGGCGACGCGCTGGGGATGTACGACGGGATGCTGCAGGAGGGCCTCGCGCCGACGCACTTCACGCTCGCCAGCGTGCTGAGCGCGTGCGGCGCCGTGGCCGCGCTCGACGACGGGAGGCGCTGCCACGGGCTCGCCGTCAAGGTCGGGCTCGACGGGAACCAGTTCGTGGAGAACGCGCTCCTCAGCATGTACACCAAGTGCGGGAGCGCCGATGATGCAGTCAGGCTGTTCGACGGGATGGCACGCCCGAACGAGGTGTCGTTCACGGCGATGATGGGCGGGCTGGCGCAGAGCGGGGCTGTCGACGATGCGCTCAGGCTGTTTGCACGCATGAGCAGAAGCGGGGTCCGTGTTGATCCGGTTGCTGTCTCCAGTGTTCTTGGCGCGTGTGCGCAAGCTTGTGCTGGTGAGTACAGTGTCGTTCGTGCAATCAGGCTTGGACAATCCATTCATGCACTGGTTGTCAAGAAAGGGTTTGGTTTGGACCAACACGTTGGAAACTCTTTGATGGATATGTATGCGAAGTGCATGGAGGTGGGCGAGGCCATGAAAGTCTTCGAGTCATTGCCCAGCATCAGTATCGTTTCTTGGAACATCCTTATAACTGGATATGGCCAGGTGGGTCTCTATGCAAAGGCCGTGGAAGTGCTGGACCTCATGCAAGAGTCAGGTTTTGAGCCCAATGAGGTCACTTACAGTAACATGCTTGCTTCTTGTATTAAGGCGAGAGATGTTCCTTCTGCTCGTGCAATGTTTGAGAAGATATCAAAGCCAAGTGCGACTACTTGGAACACTCTGCTATCTGGTTACTGCCAGGAGGAACAACATCAAGACACAATTGAGTTGTTCAGGAGGATGCAGCATCAAAATGTGCCGCCTGACAGGACAACTTTGGCTTTGATCCTCAGCTCATGCTCTAGATTAGGAATATTGGAACTGGGCAAGCAAGTGCATTCTGCTTCAGTAAGACTTTTGCTTCACAACGACATGTTTGTTGCAAATGGTCTGGTGGATATGTATTCAAAATGTGGTCAGGTTGCTGTTGCTCAGATCATTTTCAACAGGATGACACAGAGAGATGTGGTATGTTGGAATTCCATTATATCTGGTTTGGCTATCCATTCTTTGAATGAAGAGGCCTTCGATTTCTTCAAGCAGATGCGAGAAAATGGAATGTTTCCCACAGAATCCTCATATGCTAGTATGATCAACTCATGTGCTAGATTGTCATCCATACCTCAAGGTAGGCAGATGCATGCACAGGTTCTAAAAGATGGCTATGATCAGAATGTCTATGTTGGCAGTGCCCTGATCGACATGTATGCTAAATGTGGCAACATGGATGATGCACGCCTTTTCTTTGACTGCATGATTGCCAAGAATATAGTGGCATGGAATGAGATGATTCATGGATATGCTCAGAATGGTTTTGGAGAGAAAGCTGTAGAATTGTTTGAGTACATGCTAACCACAAAACAGAAGCCAGACAGTGTGACGTTCATTGCTGTGCTGACAGGATGTAGCCACACTGGGCTTGTCGACGAAGCCATTGCATTCTTTAATTCCATGGAGAGCAATTATGGGATTACACCATTAGTTGAGCATTACACTTGCCTCATAGATGCACTGGGGCGGGCTGGTCGTTTTGTTGAAGTCGAGGCTGTAATAGGTAAAATGCCATACAAGGATGATCCTATAGTGTGGGAAGTTCTGCTAGCTGCCTGTGTGGTACATCACAATGCTGAATTGGGGGAATGTGCTGCAAAGCATCTATTCCGCCTTGACCCAAAGAATCCATCACCTTATGTGCTTCTATCAAACATATATGCTTCCTTGGGAAGACATGGCGATGCATCAGCTGTTAGGGCACTAATGAGTAGTCGTGGTGTTGTGAAAGGTCGTGGATACAGTTGGGTAGATCACAAGGATGGTGCTCGTGCCTTTATGGTAGCTGATGATCTAGGAACGAATGTTGGACAATCTACAACGTTTAGTGAGAGTGAGGACACTTCTGGGATTGCAGAAGTGCACTGTGATGAAACATGTGCTGGCTGA
- the LOC112900030 gene encoding thiosulfate/3-mercaptopyruvate sulfurtransferase 1, mitochondrial-like isoform X1 yields the protein MAQDDPVVSAQWLHQHLGAPDVKVLDASWYMPVENRDPWEEYQVAHIPGALFFDIDGIVDRTTDLPHMLPSEEAFAAAVSALHIKNQDKVIVYDGKGFFSAPRVWWMFRVFGHNKVWVLDGGLPQWRASGFDLGSASPDDAVLKSKTATKAVERVYNGEQTNTITFKTEFQPHLFWTLEKVSHNVAAKNYQQVDARSKGRFDGVAPEPREGVRSGHIPGSKCVPFPEMFDGAPRLLSADELRQKFQQAGISLDHPIVVSCGSGVTACILALGLYRIGKHDVPVYDGSWTEWEAQSDSDYPKATTTAS from the exons ATGGCGCAGGATGATCCGGTTGTTTCAGCTCAGTGGCTGCACCAGCACCTAGGAGCGCCTGATGTTAAG GTTTTGGATGCTTCCTGGTACATGCCGGTAGAGAACAGGGATCCTTGGGAAGAATACCAG GTGGCACATATCCCTGGTGCGTTGTTCTTTGACATTGATGGCATAGTCGACCGGACAACTGAT TTACCACACATGTTGCCATCAGAAGAGGCTTTTGCAGCAGCAGTTTCTGCGCTGCATATAAAAAACCAGGATAAAGTTATTGTTTATGATGGAAAAGGATTCTTCAGTGCACCTCGTGTTTGGTG GatgtttagagtttttgggcACAATAAAGTTTGGGTGTTAGATGGAGGTTTACCTCAGTGGCGAGCTTCAGGGTTTGATCTTGGAAGTGCCAGCCCTGATGATGCAGTTCTTAAATCCAAAACTGCCACTAAGGCTGTTGAAAGGGTTTATAATGGTGAACAG ACAAATACAATCACATTCAAGACTGAATTTCAGCCTCATCTATTCTGGACACTGGAGAAG GTCTCACATAATGTTGCTGCTAAGAATTACCAACAAGTAGATGCCAGATCAAAGGGCAG ATTTGATGGAGTAGCACCAGAACCACGGGAAGGAGTAAGAAGTGGACATATACCAGGAAGCAAATGTGTTCCATTCCCAGAG ATGTTTGATGGTGCACCAAGGCTTCTGTCCGCTGATGAGCTGAGGCAAAAGTTTCAGCAAGCAG GAATTTCTCTTGATCACCCCATTGTTGTCAGTTGCGGATCTGGCGTGACTGCCTGCATACTTGCTCTG GGGCTCTATAGAATTGGGAAGCATGATGTTCCAGTTTATGATGGATCTTGGACAGAATGGGAAGCACAATCAGATTCTGATTACCCAAAAGCTACCACCACTGCTTCTTAA
- the LOC112875356 gene encoding biotin--protein ligase 2-like isoform X3: MPPFPVRLPQAQPSSTTRAAAAAAAAVGAVIAAVALRRYLSTSRRRPSASVAMSALRSSSSSSASAATTLVAYGKSPQDQELLASAAGSVAPGEGGSAGEFAVALSYAGAGFDAGAYMGALRARRFGRWMLWSPRIGSTQDLIAQNFAKLPVGVVCVADVQFKGRGRSKNVWESPPGCLMFSFTSQMQDVRKLPLMQYVVCLSMTEAIKELCRAKGLPELDVRIKWPNDLYLKGLKVGGILCTSSYEAKVYNICTGIGLNVDNEKPSTCLNAALQEANAISPRLKREDVLAYFFNKFENLFEIFSNQGFQALEEQYYNSWLHSGQTVVVQDAHECQSVGSVVTIQGLTPTGYLYAIGEDDKSYELHPDGNSL; this comes from the exons ATGCCGCCGTTCCCCGTGCGCCTCCCGCAGGCGCAGCCGTCGTCGACAAcccgcgccgcggcggccgcggcagccGCCGTCGGGGCCGTGATCGCCGCAGtcgcgctccggcgctacctcTCCACCTCCCGCCGCCGTCCGTCCGCCTCGGTGGCCATGTCCGCGctcaggagcagcagcagcagcagcgcctccgccgccaccacgcTCGTGGCGTACGGCAAGTCGCCGCAGGACCAGGAGCTCCTGGCCTCCGCGGCAGGCTCTGTCGCCCCAGGGGAGGGCGGGTCGGCCGGGGAGTTCGCCGTCGCGCTCTCCTACGCGGGCGCGGGGTTCGACGCGGGCGCGTACATGGGCGCGCTCCGGGCGCGGCGGTTCGGGAGGTGGATGCTCTGGTCGCCGAGGATCGGCTCCACGCAGGACCTCATCGCGCA GAACTTTGCGAAGCTTCCGGTGGGCGTTGTGTGCGTCGCCGACGTGCAGTTCAAAGGGAGAG GCAGATCAAAGAATGTGTGGGAATCGCCACCAGGGTGTCTCATGTTCTCTTTCACATCACAGATGCAGGATGTGAGGAAGTTACCCCTTATGCAATATGTTGTTTGTCTTTCCATGACTGAAGCCATCAAAGAACTATGCCGTGCTAAG GGATTACCAGAACTTGATGTAAGAATAAAGTGGCCTAATGATCTCTATCTGAAAGGATTAAAAGTTGGCGGCATTCTATGTACCTCATCTTATGAAGCAAAAGTCTACAATATTTGCACTG GTATTGGTTTAAATGTTGACAATGAGAAGCCTTCCACATGCTTAAATGCTGCACTTCAAGAAGCAAATGCTATATCACCGAGATTGAAACGAGAAGATGTACTGGCATACTTCTTCAATAAATTTGAAAATCTTTTTGAGATCTTTTCAAACCAAG GATTTCAGGCTCTTGAGGAGCAATACTATAACTCATGGCTTCATAG TGGCCAGACAGTTGTCGTACAAGATGCACATGAATGCCAGTCTGTAGGCAGTGTCGTCACTATCCAG GGGTTAACACCAACTGGGTACTTATACGCTATTGGCGAGGATGACAAATCCTATGAGTTGCACCCAGATGGCAACAG TTTGTGA
- the LOC112900030 gene encoding thiosulfate/3-mercaptopyruvate sulfurtransferase 1, mitochondrial-like isoform X2 — MIDLRTSKIVMVLDASWYMPVENRDPWEEYQVAHIPGALFFDIDGIVDRTTDLPHMLPSEEAFAAAVSALHIKNQDKVIVYDGKGFFSAPRVWWMFRVFGHNKVWVLDGGLPQWRASGFDLGSASPDDAVLKSKTATKAVERVYNGEQTNTITFKTEFQPHLFWTLEKVSHNVAAKNYQQVDARSKGRFDGVAPEPREGVRSGHIPGSKCVPFPEMFDGAPRLLSADELRQKFQQAGISLDHPIVVSCGSGVTACILALGLYRIGKHDVPVYDGSWTEWEAQSDSDYPKATTTAS; from the exons ATGATAGATCTCAGAACTTCGAAAATTGTAATG GTTTTGGATGCTTCCTGGTACATGCCGGTAGAGAACAGGGATCCTTGGGAAGAATACCAG GTGGCACATATCCCTGGTGCGTTGTTCTTTGACATTGATGGCATAGTCGACCGGACAACTGAT TTACCACACATGTTGCCATCAGAAGAGGCTTTTGCAGCAGCAGTTTCTGCGCTGCATATAAAAAACCAGGATAAAGTTATTGTTTATGATGGAAAAGGATTCTTCAGTGCACCTCGTGTTTGGTG GatgtttagagtttttgggcACAATAAAGTTTGGGTGTTAGATGGAGGTTTACCTCAGTGGCGAGCTTCAGGGTTTGATCTTGGAAGTGCCAGCCCTGATGATGCAGTTCTTAAATCCAAAACTGCCACTAAGGCTGTTGAAAGGGTTTATAATGGTGAACAG ACAAATACAATCACATTCAAGACTGAATTTCAGCCTCATCTATTCTGGACACTGGAGAAG GTCTCACATAATGTTGCTGCTAAGAATTACCAACAAGTAGATGCCAGATCAAAGGGCAG ATTTGATGGAGTAGCACCAGAACCACGGGAAGGAGTAAGAAGTGGACATATACCAGGAAGCAAATGTGTTCCATTCCCAGAG ATGTTTGATGGTGCACCAAGGCTTCTGTCCGCTGATGAGCTGAGGCAAAAGTTTCAGCAAGCAG GAATTTCTCTTGATCACCCCATTGTTGTCAGTTGCGGATCTGGCGTGACTGCCTGCATACTTGCTCTG GGGCTCTATAGAATTGGGAAGCATGATGTTCCAGTTTATGATGGATCTTGGACAGAATGGGAAGCACAATCAGATTCTGATTACCCAAAAGCTACCACCACTGCTTCTTAA
- the LOC112875356 gene encoding biotin--protein ligase 2-like isoform X2: protein MPPFPVRLPQAQPSSTTRAAAAAAAAVGAVIAAVALRRYLSTSRRRPSASVAMSALRSSSSSSASAATTLVAYGKSPQDQELLASAAGSVAPGEGGSAGEFAVALSYAGAGFDAGAYMGALRARRFGRWMLWSPRIGSTQDLIAQNFAKLPVGVVCVADVQFKGRGRSKNVWESPPGCLMFSFTSQMQDVRKLPLMQYVVCLSMTEAIKELCRAKGLPELDVRIKWPNDLYLKGLKVGGILCTSSYEAKVYNICTGIGLNVDNEKPSTCLNAALQEANAISPRLKREDVLAYFFNKFENLFEIFSNQGFQALEEQYYNSWLHSGQTVVVQDAHECQSVGSVVTIQGLTPTGYLYAIGEDDKSYELHPDGNSFDFFTGLVRRKMEA, encoded by the exons ATGCCGCCGTTCCCCGTGCGCCTCCCGCAGGCGCAGCCGTCGTCGACAAcccgcgccgcggcggccgcggcagccGCCGTCGGGGCCGTGATCGCCGCAGtcgcgctccggcgctacctcTCCACCTCCCGCCGCCGTCCGTCCGCCTCGGTGGCCATGTCCGCGctcaggagcagcagcagcagcagcgcctccgccgccaccacgcTCGTGGCGTACGGCAAGTCGCCGCAGGACCAGGAGCTCCTGGCCTCCGCGGCAGGCTCTGTCGCCCCAGGGGAGGGCGGGTCGGCCGGGGAGTTCGCCGTCGCGCTCTCCTACGCGGGCGCGGGGTTCGACGCGGGCGCGTACATGGGCGCGCTCCGGGCGCGGCGGTTCGGGAGGTGGATGCTCTGGTCGCCGAGGATCGGCTCCACGCAGGACCTCATCGCGCA GAACTTTGCGAAGCTTCCGGTGGGCGTTGTGTGCGTCGCCGACGTGCAGTTCAAAGGGAGAG GCAGATCAAAGAATGTGTGGGAATCGCCACCAGGGTGTCTCATGTTCTCTTTCACATCACAGATGCAGGATGTGAGGAAGTTACCCCTTATGCAATATGTTGTTTGTCTTTCCATGACTGAAGCCATCAAAGAACTATGCCGTGCTAAG GGATTACCAGAACTTGATGTAAGAATAAAGTGGCCTAATGATCTCTATCTGAAAGGATTAAAAGTTGGCGGCATTCTATGTACCTCATCTTATGAAGCAAAAGTCTACAATATTTGCACTG GTATTGGTTTAAATGTTGACAATGAGAAGCCTTCCACATGCTTAAATGCTGCACTTCAAGAAGCAAATGCTATATCACCGAGATTGAAACGAGAAGATGTACTGGCATACTTCTTCAATAAATTTGAAAATCTTTTTGAGATCTTTTCAAACCAAG GATTTCAGGCTCTTGAGGAGCAATACTATAACTCATGGCTTCATAG TGGCCAGACAGTTGTCGTACAAGATGCACATGAATGCCAGTCTGTAGGCAGTGTCGTCACTATCCAG GGGTTAACACCAACTGGGTACTTATACGCTATTGGCGAGGATGACAAATCCTATGAGTTGCACCCAGATGGCAACAG CTTTGATTTCTTTACTGGATTGGTGAGGAGAAAGATGGAAGCTTAA
- the LOC112875377 gene encoding protein G1-like1, which yields MEMGGVAAAADSPGAAAARPSRYESQKRRDWQTFGQYLRNHRPPLELARCSGAHVLEFLRYLDQFGKTKVHAPGCPFFGHPSPPAPCPCPLKQAWGSLDALVGRLRAAFEEHGGRPEANPFGARAVRLYLREVRDSQAKARGIAYEKKRRKRHPPAHRQAKQQQDAGQHHHHHHHHQAPHAAPATVAVTERRVLGDMAEPPAPHFLIPHAHFLHGHFLAPVTEPADPAAGIGGGGGTGEDLVLAMAAAAEAHAAGFLMPLSVFH from the coding sequence ATGGAGatgggcggcgtggcggccgcggcggacagcccgggcgcggcagcggcacggCCGAGCCGGTACGAGTCGCAGAAGCGGCGGGACTGGCAGACCTTCGGGCAGTACCTGCGCAACCACCGGCCGCCGCTGGAGCTGGCCCGGTGCAGCGGCGCGCACGTGCTCGAGTTCCTGCGCTACCTGGACCAGTTCGGCAAGACCAAGGTGCACGCGCCGGGGTGCCCCTTCTTCGGCCACCCGTCCCCGCCGGCGCCGTGCCCGTGCCCGCTGAAGCAGGCTTGGGGCAGCCTGGACGCGCTCGTcggccgcctccgcgccgccttCGAGGAGCATGGGGGCCGGCCCGAGGCCAACCCGTTCGGGGCGCGCGCCGTCCGGCTCTACCTCCGCGAGGTCCGCGACAGCCAGGCGAAGGCGCGCGGCATCGCCTACGAGAAGAAGCGCCGCAAGCGCCACCCGCCGGCGCACAGGCAGGCCAAGCAGCAGCAGGACGCCGgccagcaccaccaccaccaccaccaccatcaggCGCCGCACGCCGCGCCCGCCACGGTGGCGGTGACCGAGAGGCGCGTCCTGGGTGACATGGCGGAGCCGCCGGCGCCGCACTTCCTGATCCCGCACGCGCACTTCCTCCACGGCCACTTCCTGGCGCCGGTCACCGAGCCGGCCGACCCCGCCGCtggcatcggcggcggcggcggcaccggcgAGGACTTGGTGCTGGCGATggcggccgccgccgaggcGCACGCGGCTGGGTTCCTGATGCCGCTGTCCGTGTtccactag
- the LOC112894402 gene encoding tubulin beta chain, with protein sequence MREILHIQGGQCGNQIGAKFWEVICDEHGIDHTGKYAGDSDLQLERINVYYNEASGGRFVPRAVLMDLEPGTMDSVRSGPYGQIFRPDNFVFGQSGAGNNWAKGHYTEGAELIDSVLDVVRKEAENCDCLQGFQVCHSLGGGTGSGMGTLLISKIREEYPDRMMLTFSVFPSPKVSDTVVEPYNATLSVHQLVENADECMVLDNEALYDICFRTLKLATPTFGDLNHLISATMSGVTCCLRFPGQLNSDLRKLAVNLIPFPRLHFFMVGFAPLTSRGSQQYRALTVPELTQQMWDAKNMMCAADPRHGRYLTASAMFRGKMSTKEVDEQMLNVQNKNSSYFVEWIPNNVKSSVCDIPPKGLKMASTFIGNSTSIQEMFRRVSEQFTAMFRRKAFLHWYTGEGMDEMEFTEAESNMNDLVAEYQQYQDATADEEEDYEDEEEEDVAA encoded by the exons atgaggGAGATCCTGCACATCCAGGGCGGGCAGTGCGGGAACCAGATCGGGGCCAAGTTCTGGGAGGTCATCTGCGACGAGCACGGCATCGACCACACGGGCAAGTACGCCGGCGACTCCGACCTCCAGCTCGAGCGCATCAACGTCTACTACAATGAGGCCAGCGGGGGCCGGTTCGTCCCGCGCGCCGTGCTCATGGACCTCGAGCCCGGCACCATGGACTCCGTGCGCTCGGGCCCCTACGGCCAGATCTTCCGCCCCGACAACTTCGTCTTCGGACAGTCTGGGGCCGGGAACAACTGGGCCAAGGGGCACTACACCGAGGGCGCCGAGCTCATCGACTCCGTCCTCGACGTCGTCCGCAAGGAGGCCGAGAACTGCGACTGCCTCCAAG GATTTCAGGTTTGCCACTCATTGGGTGGAGGTACTGGCTCTGGTATGGGCACCCTGCTCATCTCAAAAATCAGGGAGGAGTACCCAGATAGGATGATGTTGACATTCTCAGTATTTCCATCACCGAAGGTGTCTGATACTGTGGTAGAACCTTACAATGCTACACTCTCTGTTCATCAACTTGTTGAGAATGCTGATGAGTGTATGGTCCTTGACAATGAAGCTCTTTATGACATCTGCTTCCGCACTCTGAAGCTTGCTACACCCACCT TTGGTGATCTGAACCATCTCATCTCTGCAACCATGAGTGGCGTTACTTGCTGCCTGCGGTTCCCAGGCCAGCTGAACTCTGACCTCCGGAAGCTTGCAGTCAACTTGATACCTTTCCCTCGCCTGCATTTCTTCATGGTTGGCTTTGCACCGCTGACCTCAAGGGGATCCCAGCAGTACCGCGCCCTCACCGTCCCCGAGCTGACCCAGCAAATGTGGGACGCCAAGAACATGATGTGCGCCGCTGACCCACGGCACGGGCGCTACCTTACTGCCTCGGCCATGTTCCGTGGTAAGATGAGCACCAAGGAGGTGGATGAGCAGATGCTGAATGTGCAGAACAAGAACTCGTCCTACTTTGTGGAGTGGATCCCCAACAACGTGAAGTCGAGCGTGTGCGACATCCCCCCCAAGGGCCTGAAGATGGCATCCACGTTCATTGGCAACTCTACCTCCATCCAGGAGATGTTCCGGCGTGTGAGCGAGCAGTTCACTGCCATGTTCCGGCGCAAGGCCTTCTTGCACTGGTACACCGGGGAGGGCATGGACGAGATGGAGTTCACCgaggccgagagcaacatgaaCGACCTGGTGGCCGAGTACCAGCAGTACCAGGACGCCACGGCTGACGAGGAGGAAGACtacgaggacgaggaggaagaggacgtgGCTGCCTAA